A genome region from Microbacterium terricola includes the following:
- a CDS encoding DUF2207 domain-containing protein — MSTISRRAVTMRTGGMLAVLLVAAALLLVPSAPARADVQDFTFASLDVDFTLTAADDGTSRLRVVETFVAEFPEYDQNRGMRRSIPDSYEGAPLNPHLVSVADESGAGRPVETESDDGYLIVTSAADSYVHGAQTYVFTYELENVTRYFSDTDADEFYWDVLGEEWAQPFGRVGMTLHVDPALAPALTGEQTCYAGYTGSTTQCEIAVAREEDGSATITASASNLLPYQSVTVAVGFAAGTFVPFNPSLFASVWGWLLLIASAGAVVAFVWAVTVRVRRLSDDPGRPTIIAEYTSPAVIDALESSVLLGRPNKGIPAEVLEQAVVGSIRIVEGEQRLFGGVKLQAELLDRSRADGDGRMLLDGLFGRDGAPGDVYEFGRSDTAFSTAAQAILKSAQRQLELTGLRRVVPSGVRLRPMLAVFGAAALVVLFAIFALVSWVSPAAPVLLLILAVLLATITGVILSRKPLTALGAEVRDHLAGLKVFIDWAEADRIQMLQSPAGAERAPVDVNDPRQMLMLYERLLPYAVVFGQEKQWAKHLAVLYGAAAPAWYIGTHGFDASAFSSGISTLSAASTSSSSSGGSSGGGSAGGGGGGGGGGGV; from the coding sequence ATGAGCACGATCTCGCGGCGGGCCGTCACCATGCGGACGGGCGGGATGCTGGCCGTCCTCCTCGTCGCCGCGGCCCTGCTCCTCGTCCCCTCCGCACCCGCGCGCGCGGACGTGCAGGACTTCACGTTCGCCAGCCTCGACGTCGACTTCACGCTCACCGCCGCGGACGACGGAACCAGCCGGCTGCGCGTGGTGGAGACGTTCGTCGCCGAGTTTCCCGAGTACGACCAGAACAGGGGCATGCGGCGCAGCATCCCCGATTCCTACGAGGGAGCGCCGCTGAACCCGCACCTCGTGTCGGTCGCGGACGAGAGCGGCGCGGGCCGCCCCGTCGAGACCGAGAGCGACGACGGCTACCTGATCGTGACGAGCGCCGCAGATTCGTACGTGCACGGGGCGCAGACCTACGTGTTCACGTACGAGCTCGAGAACGTGACGAGGTACTTCTCCGACACCGATGCCGACGAGTTCTACTGGGACGTGCTCGGCGAGGAATGGGCGCAGCCGTTCGGCCGCGTCGGCATGACCCTGCACGTGGACCCTGCGCTCGCACCGGCCCTGACGGGCGAGCAGACGTGCTACGCCGGCTACACCGGCTCGACGACGCAGTGCGAGATCGCGGTCGCGCGCGAGGAGGACGGTTCGGCCACCATCACCGCGTCGGCGTCGAATCTGCTGCCGTACCAGTCGGTGACGGTCGCCGTCGGGTTCGCGGCCGGCACCTTCGTGCCCTTCAACCCCTCGCTGTTCGCGTCGGTGTGGGGATGGCTGCTGCTGATCGCGTCGGCCGGTGCGGTCGTCGCCTTCGTGTGGGCGGTCACCGTGCGTGTGCGCCGGCTGAGCGACGATCCGGGGCGTCCGACGATCATCGCCGAGTACACGTCGCCCGCGGTCATCGATGCCCTGGAGAGCTCGGTGCTGCTCGGTCGGCCGAACAAGGGCATCCCGGCGGAGGTGCTCGAGCAGGCCGTGGTGGGCAGCATCCGCATTGTCGAAGGCGAGCAGCGCCTGTTCGGCGGGGTGAAGCTGCAGGCGGAGCTGCTCGACCGCTCCCGCGCCGACGGCGACGGCCGCATGCTGCTCGACGGCCTCTTCGGTCGCGACGGGGCGCCGGGCGATGTGTACGAGTTCGGTCGCAGCGACACGGCGTTCTCGACCGCGGCGCAGGCCATCCTGAAGTCCGCCCAGCGGCAGCTCGAGCTGACCGGACTGCGACGGGTCGTGCCGTCGGGCGTGCGGCTGCGGCCGATGCTGGCGGTCTTCGGTGCGGCCGCGCTGGTCGTGCTGTTCGCGATCTTCGCGCTCGTCTCCTGGGTCTCGCCGGCTGCGCCCGTGCTGCTGCTGATCCTGGCGGTGCTGCTCGCGACGATCACCGGCGTGATCCTCTCCCGCAAGCCCCTCACCGCGCTCGGCGCCGAAGTCCGCGACCACCTCGCCGGCCTCAAGGTCTTCATCGACTGGGCAGAGGCCGACCGGATCCAGATGCTCCAGTCCCCGGCCGGCGCCGAGCGGGCGCCTGTCGACGTGAACGACCCGCGGCAGATGCTGATGCTCTACGAGCGGCTGCTGCCGTACGCGGTCGTCTTCGGCCAGGAGAAGCAGTGGGCCAAGCATCTCGCTGTGCTCTACGGCGCCGCGGCGCCTGCGTGGTACATCGGCACGCACGGGTTCGACGCGTCGGCGTTCTCGTCGGGCATCTCGACCTTGTCCGCGGCGTCCACCTCCTCGTCGTCGAGCGGGGGCTCGAGCGGAGGCGGCTCCGCCGGGGGTGGCGGCGGAGGCGGCGGCGGAGGCGGGGTGTGA
- a CDS encoding MarR family winged helix-turn-helix transcriptional regulator — translation MTDRRLAAEAWESLFRAQHEVFAEISSDFEGAPLTNAEYDVLLTVVRAPGMQARLRTVTANLLISQPSVSRLVDRMVAEGLVEKLPDPDDGRGAIVKATPKAGALFRKLASAHASTIAGRMSVLSDDELAQLLTLTRKLRGDRANA, via the coding sequence ATGACCGACCGCCGCCTTGCCGCTGAAGCATGGGAGAGCCTGTTCCGCGCTCAGCACGAGGTGTTCGCGGAGATCTCGAGCGACTTCGAAGGCGCCCCTCTGACGAACGCGGAGTACGACGTGCTGCTGACCGTCGTGCGCGCCCCCGGAATGCAGGCACGGCTGCGCACGGTCACCGCGAATCTGCTGATCAGTCAGCCGTCGGTGTCGCGGCTCGTCGACCGCATGGTCGCCGAGGGCCTCGTCGAGAAGCTGCCCGACCCGGATGACGGTCGCGGCGCGATCGTGAAGGCCACCCCGAAGGCGGGCGCGCTGTTCCGCAAGCTCGCCTCGGCCCACGCCAGCACGATCGCCGGCCGGATGTCGGTGCTCAGCGATGACGAGCTCGCCCAGCTCCTGACGCTCACGCGCAAGCTGCGTGGCGACCGCGCGAACGCCTGA
- a CDS encoding ABC transporter permease, which produces MNPMRTLSTAARVLRQLRHDPRSIALMLVAPSLLVGLFAWLFTDQEGVFDQFGGPILALFPFIVMFLITSITTLRERRSGTLERLMTTPIDKADFIIGYALAFGLMATLQAVITVTFAVAVCGLEVEGPIWQLGLVAVVDAILGTALGLLASAFARTEFQAVQFMPLLVFPQIILGGLFMPREDMPDVLYAISNWLPLSYAIDAINAVTAGEEGWDVSGPLLIVSAFALGALILASLTLRRRTP; this is translated from the coding sequence ATGAACCCGATGCGCACGCTCTCCACCGCCGCGCGCGTGCTGCGGCAGCTGCGGCACGACCCGCGCTCCATCGCCCTCATGCTCGTCGCCCCCAGCCTGCTGGTGGGGCTGTTCGCCTGGCTGTTCACCGACCAGGAGGGCGTGTTCGACCAGTTCGGCGGCCCGATCCTCGCGCTCTTCCCGTTCATCGTGATGTTCCTCATCACCTCGATCACGACGCTCCGTGAACGGCGCTCCGGCACGCTCGAGCGGCTGATGACCACTCCGATCGACAAGGCCGACTTCATCATCGGCTACGCGCTCGCGTTCGGCCTGATGGCGACTCTGCAGGCCGTGATCACCGTCACTTTCGCGGTGGCGGTGTGCGGCCTCGAGGTCGAGGGGCCCATCTGGCAGCTCGGACTCGTCGCCGTCGTCGACGCGATCCTCGGCACCGCCCTCGGTCTGCTCGCCAGCGCCTTCGCGCGCACCGAGTTCCAGGCGGTGCAGTTCATGCCGCTGCTGGTGTTCCCGCAGATCATCCTGGGCGGCCTGTTCATGCCGCGCGAGGACATGCCCGACGTGCTCTACGCGATCAGCAACTGGCTGCCGCTCAGCTACGCGATCGACGCGATCAACGCGGTCACCGCGGGCGAAGAGGGGTGGGACGTGAGCGGGCCGCTGCTCATCGTCTCGGCCTTCGCGCTGGGTGCGCTGATCCTCGCCTCGCTGACGCTCCGCCGCCGCACCCCGTAG
- a CDS encoding ABC transporter ATP-binding protein has product MNNAVEIAGLRVRRGSTEVFAGLDVTIPRGQITGLLGPSGCGKTTLMRSIVGVQKVAGGTVSVLGNPAGSRMLRRSVAYDTQAASVYADLTVRQNLEYFARLIGAPRSDVDRVIGQVGLADQARQTIGSLSGGQENRVSLAVAMLGSPELIVLDEPTVGLDPLLRAELWTVFRALADAGATLIVSSHVMDEALRCDRLLLMRAGRIIADTTPQGLLADTGALDPDAAFLALIARDAAPAAAPSTAAEQHPRRTRRHRGGER; this is encoded by the coding sequence ATGAATAACGCGGTCGAGATCGCCGGGCTCCGCGTCCGCCGCGGCAGCACGGAGGTGTTCGCCGGGCTCGACGTGACGATCCCGCGCGGCCAGATCACCGGCCTGCTCGGTCCGTCCGGCTGCGGCAAGACCACCCTGATGCGCTCCATCGTCGGCGTGCAGAAAGTGGCCGGCGGCACCGTGTCGGTGCTCGGCAATCCGGCGGGGAGCCGGATGCTGCGCCGCAGCGTCGCCTACGACACCCAGGCCGCATCGGTCTACGCCGACCTGACCGTGCGCCAGAACCTCGAGTACTTCGCCCGGCTGATCGGCGCCCCGCGCAGCGACGTGGACCGCGTGATCGGACAGGTCGGCCTCGCCGACCAGGCGCGTCAGACGATCGGGTCCTTGAGTGGGGGACAGGAGAACCGGGTGTCGCTCGCCGTGGCGATGCTCGGGTCGCCCGAGCTGATCGTGCTCGATGAGCCGACCGTCGGCCTCGATCCGCTGCTGCGCGCCGAGCTGTGGACGGTGTTCCGGGCGCTCGCGGACGCGGGGGCGACGCTCATCGTCTCGAGCCATGTGATGGACGAGGCGCTCCGGTGCGACCGACTGCTGCTCATGCGCGCGGGCCGGATCATCGCCGACACGACGCCGCAGGGGCTGCTCGCCGACACCGGCGCACTGGACCCGGATGCCGCGTTCCTCGCCCTGATCGCACGCGATGCGGCGCCCGCTGCCGCTCCCTCCACCGCGGCCGAACAGCATCCGCGTCGCACTCGACGTCATCGGGGAGGCGAGCGATGA
- a CDS encoding DUF4287 domain-containing protein — protein MSFQAYLDNIEDKTGLTPREFIAKAEEKGFGPGTKSGEIVAWLAEDYGLGRGHAMALVHVITKGPQIDQKHVGTGTAHSDKSDTLWLDGAASNPNA, from the coding sequence ATGTCATTCCAGGCATACCTCGACAACATCGAAGACAAGACCGGCCTGACGCCCCGCGAGTTCATCGCGAAAGCGGAGGAGAAGGGCTTCGGCCCCGGTACGAAGTCCGGCGAGATCGTCGCCTGGCTCGCCGAGGACTACGGGCTCGGGCGCGGCCACGCGATGGCGCTCGTGCACGTCATCACGAAGGGTCCGCAGATCGACCAGAAGCACGTCGGCACCGGCACGGCGCACAGCGACAAGTCCGACACGCTCTGGCTCGACGGCGCTGCGAGCAACCCGAACGCTTGA
- a CDS encoding TetR family transcriptional regulator: MPEFAVPTPKRGRGRPRAGESGSRERILTAAVDEFGELGYDGATVRGIAARAGVDSALVHHYFGTKADLFAETIGSPIRPDVQVPLLLDGPLDGLGERIVRYLLEQWERPDVRKRGVVLMRSALGNKLATPLLSGFLARELLGRIAASIGTPDAELRAGLVASQVAGLIVARYLLKLPAVASASVDDLVARVAPTVQRYLTE; the protein is encoded by the coding sequence ATGCCCGAGTTCGCCGTGCCGACCCCGAAGCGGGGCCGCGGCCGCCCGCGGGCGGGGGAGTCCGGCTCACGCGAGCGCATTCTGACCGCCGCGGTCGACGAGTTCGGCGAGCTCGGCTACGACGGCGCCACCGTCCGCGGCATCGCCGCGCGCGCGGGCGTCGACTCCGCGCTCGTGCACCACTACTTCGGCACGAAGGCCGATCTGTTCGCCGAGACGATCGGCTCGCCGATCCGCCCGGACGTGCAGGTGCCCCTGCTGCTCGACGGGCCGCTCGACGGTCTCGGCGAGCGCATCGTCCGCTACCTCCTCGAGCAGTGGGAGCGGCCAGATGTCCGCAAGCGCGGCGTCGTGCTGATGCGCTCGGCGCTCGGCAACAAGCTCGCGACGCCGCTGCTCTCCGGCTTCCTCGCGCGCGAGCTGCTCGGACGCATCGCGGCGTCGATCGGCACGCCCGATGCCGAGCTGCGCGCGGGGCTCGTCGCCTCGCAGGTCGCCGGGCTGATCGTCGCGCGCTACCTGCTGAAGCTCCCGGCCGTGGCCAGTGCCTCGGTCGATGACCTCGTCGCACGCGTCGCGCCCACCGTGCAGCGCTACCTCACCGAGTAG
- a CDS encoding L-serine ammonia-lyase, iron-sulfur-dependent, subunit alpha, with protein sequence MSAYVSAFELFSIGVGPSSSHTVGPMRAARDFAARLRAGGELDAVARVACVLYGSLGATGLGHGTPDAVVAGLQGLEPETVDPAEVRSAWVGWPDEAPLTLDGGRSIPFSKGDIAFEPRTRLPGHPNAMTLTATDAGGAVVATETYYSVGGGFIRRDGEEPRVATHPFPLAFDTAEELLAICDELHLTIAEAARINEEALRSESEIAAGLDAIWDAMAGCVDAGLAADGTLPGMLRVKRRAAAIRAQLETVEADGGRELPGEWLGAFALAVNEENAAGGRVVTAPTNGAAGIVPAVAMYWWRFMADSGLGVGNAVTPHGELVGSALLGMHAPMPEIAAMPAAPDAMAEANRRRGIRRYLLTATALGSLFKANASISGAEGGCQAEVGSACAMAAAGLTAVMGGTNRQIENAAEIAMEHHLGLTCDPVGGLVQIPCIERNAIAASTAVTAARLALRGDGSHYVSLDTVVETMRQTGIDMSTKYKETSEGGLAVNVIEC encoded by the coding sequence ATGAGCGCCTACGTCTCGGCGTTCGAGCTGTTCTCCATCGGTGTAGGACCCTCGAGCTCGCACACGGTCGGCCCCATGCGGGCGGCCAGGGACTTCGCCGCGCGCCTGCGCGCGGGCGGCGAGCTCGATGCCGTGGCTCGCGTCGCCTGCGTGCTGTACGGATCCCTCGGCGCGACGGGCCTCGGCCACGGCACGCCCGATGCCGTCGTGGCGGGGCTGCAGGGCCTCGAGCCGGAGACGGTGGATCCGGCTGAGGTGCGCTCGGCCTGGGTCGGCTGGCCCGACGAGGCCCCGCTCACGCTCGACGGCGGTCGCAGCATCCCGTTCTCGAAAGGGGACATCGCCTTCGAGCCGCGCACGCGCCTGCCGGGGCATCCGAATGCGATGACCCTGACGGCGACGGATGCCGGTGGCGCCGTGGTCGCGACCGAGACCTACTATTCGGTCGGGGGCGGGTTCATCCGGCGCGACGGCGAGGAGCCGCGGGTGGCGACGCATCCGTTCCCGCTCGCGTTCGACACGGCCGAGGAGCTGCTCGCGATCTGCGACGAGCTGCATCTGACGATCGCCGAAGCCGCGCGCATCAACGAGGAGGCGCTGCGGAGCGAGTCCGAGATCGCGGCGGGCCTCGATGCCATCTGGGATGCCATGGCCGGATGCGTCGACGCGGGACTCGCCGCGGACGGCACCCTCCCCGGGATGCTGCGGGTGAAGCGCCGCGCGGCGGCGATCCGCGCGCAGCTCGAGACGGTCGAAGCCGACGGAGGCCGAGAGCTGCCGGGCGAGTGGCTCGGGGCGTTCGCGCTCGCGGTCAACGAGGAGAACGCCGCGGGCGGGCGCGTCGTGACCGCGCCGACCAACGGGGCGGCGGGCATCGTGCCCGCGGTCGCGATGTACTGGTGGCGGTTCATGGCCGACTCGGGGCTGGGTGTCGGCAACGCCGTGACCCCGCACGGCGAGCTCGTCGGCAGCGCGCTGCTGGGCATGCACGCGCCCATGCCGGAGATCGCCGCGATGCCGGCCGCGCCCGACGCGATGGCCGAGGCGAACCGGCGCAGGGGGATCCGCCGCTACCTGCTCACGGCCACGGCCCTCGGGTCGCTGTTCAAGGCCAACGCGTCGATCTCCGGCGCCGAGGGCGGCTGCCAGGCCGAGGTCGGCTCGGCCTGCGCCATGGCGGCCGCCGGCCTGACCGCCGTGATGGGCGGCACCAACCGGCAGATCGAGAACGCCGCCGAGATCGCGATGGAGCACCACCTCGGCCTGACCTGCGACCCGGTCGGCGGGCTCGTGCAGATCCCGTGCATCGAGCGCAACGCCATCGCCGCCTCGACCGCCGTGACCGCGGCCCGCCTCGCCCTCCGCGGCGACGGCTCGCACTACGTCTCGCTCGACACGGTGGTCGAGACGATGCGCCAGACCGGGATCGACATGTCCACGAAGTACAAGGAGACGAGCGAGGGCGGCCTCGCGGTGAACGTCATCGAATGCTGA
- a CDS encoding VOC family protein has protein sequence MRLVQVAQHADDLDRAEAFYSELLGARSTARFDPPGLLFFDLDGVRLLLDRNAPSALIYLHVDNVHEVLERLDGRAEVLSAPHVIFTHDGDALGPGGHEEWQAFIRDSEGNTVGLIAFQRA, from the coding sequence ATGCGACTCGTGCAGGTGGCGCAGCACGCCGACGATCTCGATCGTGCGGAGGCGTTCTACAGCGAACTCCTCGGGGCGCGGTCGACTGCGCGGTTCGATCCGCCCGGACTCCTGTTCTTCGATCTCGACGGGGTGCGGCTCCTGCTCGACCGCAATGCGCCGTCCGCCCTGATCTACCTCCATGTCGACAACGTGCACGAGGTGCTCGAGCGGCTCGACGGCCGCGCCGAGGTGCTCAGCGCGCCGCACGTGATCTTCACGCACGACGGCGACGCGCTCGGCCCAGGTGGCCACGAGGAGTGGCAGGCGTTCATCCGCGACTCCGAGGGCAACACGGTGGGGCTGATCGCGTTCCAGCGTGCGTGA
- a CDS encoding alkaline phosphatase D family protein produces the protein MLRYTAETCATVWVETAGDAAVSVSVGEREWSARTFAVHGHHYALVELDDLAPGSVAPYEVRLDGDRVWPRPGSPLPAPVIATRAPEQPLRMAWGSCRTSVDHDATGNRTHGVDAMRTFALALGEDASLRPDLMLLLGDQVYADMTTEAMQEFIRDRRDIREPPGKELKDFEEYAHLYQLAWSDDANRWLLSTVPSAMIFDDHDVRDDWNASLDWKRQMEATSWWHDRIVAGLASYWVYQHLGNLSPAQRADDEIWQQISAHSGPGELDITDALDAFADRVDREPRTYRFSYCRDFGDIRLVVVDSRAARDLTPTARALVDSTEWEWLDERLQGGFRHLLVATSLPFLLPIGLHHVESWDEAISQGAWGRFAARIGERLRQMVDLEHWAAWQGSFQSLASVLTEIADGGRGTAPDSMVVLSGDVHFSYVAEVERSGGGRIVQAVCSPVRNPLPILMRWFSVVMSYGLARPVGAVVARSAKVPDPPFQWTTTKGPWFDNNLSVLRDTPDGLELTWHKGVVENGDERHPRREEVARIVVGPRPSVTRNSPGETRAEK, from the coding sequence ATGCTCCGCTACACCGCAGAGACCTGCGCCACAGTCTGGGTCGAGACCGCGGGCGACGCTGCCGTCAGTGTGAGCGTGGGCGAGCGCGAGTGGAGTGCGCGGACGTTCGCGGTGCATGGACATCACTACGCCCTCGTCGAGCTTGACGATCTCGCACCGGGGTCGGTGGCGCCCTATGAGGTTCGTCTCGACGGGGATCGGGTGTGGCCGCGGCCGGGCTCGCCGCTGCCGGCTCCCGTCATCGCCACGCGAGCACCTGAGCAGCCTCTGCGGATGGCGTGGGGATCGTGTCGCACGAGCGTGGACCACGACGCCACCGGCAATCGCACACACGGCGTCGACGCGATGCGGACGTTCGCTCTGGCCTTGGGCGAGGATGCGTCGCTTCGGCCGGATCTCATGCTGCTCCTGGGCGACCAGGTATACGCCGACATGACCACCGAGGCCATGCAGGAGTTCATCCGCGATCGCCGCGACATTCGCGAGCCTCCCGGCAAAGAGCTCAAGGACTTCGAGGAGTACGCGCACCTGTATCAGCTCGCCTGGTCGGATGATGCCAACCGATGGCTGCTGTCGACCGTACCCAGCGCCATGATCTTCGACGACCACGACGTCCGCGACGACTGGAATGCGTCCCTGGACTGGAAGAGGCAGATGGAGGCGACGTCGTGGTGGCACGACCGCATCGTCGCCGGGCTGGCCTCCTACTGGGTTTACCAGCACCTGGGCAACCTCTCTCCCGCACAACGCGCAGACGACGAGATCTGGCAGCAGATCAGCGCACACTCCGGTCCCGGTGAGCTGGACATCACCGATGCATTGGACGCCTTCGCGGATCGGGTGGACCGCGAGCCGCGCACGTACCGTTTCAGCTACTGCCGCGACTTCGGCGACATCCGTCTGGTGGTCGTCGACTCCCGGGCAGCTCGTGACCTCACGCCCACGGCCCGAGCGCTGGTCGATTCGACGGAGTGGGAGTGGCTGGACGAGCGCCTGCAGGGCGGCTTCCGACATCTGCTCGTCGCGACCTCGCTGCCGTTCCTGCTGCCTATCGGGCTGCATCACGTCGAGTCCTGGGACGAAGCGATCTCGCAGGGCGCCTGGGGGCGTTTCGCTGCCCGGATCGGCGAACGCCTGCGGCAGATGGTGGATCTCGAGCACTGGGCCGCCTGGCAGGGCAGCTTCCAGTCGCTGGCGAGTGTCCTGACGGAGATCGCCGACGGAGGCCGGGGCACCGCGCCCGACTCGATGGTGGTCCTCTCCGGCGACGTGCACTTCTCCTACGTCGCCGAGGTCGAGCGGTCCGGCGGGGGCAGGATCGTGCAAGCGGTGTGCTCTCCGGTGCGCAATCCGCTGCCGATCCTGATGCGCTGGTTCTCGGTCGTGATGTCGTACGGCCTGGCGCGTCCGGTCGGTGCCGTCGTCGCCCGCTCGGCGAAAGTGCCCGATCCGCCATTCCAGTGGACGACGACCAAGGGGCCGTGGTTCGACAACAATCTCTCGGTGCTGCGGGACACACCTGACGGCCTCGAGTTGACCTGGCACAAGGGCGTGGTCGAAAACGGCGACGAGCGGCATCCGCGAAGGGAAGAAGTCGCGCGGATCGTGGTGGGCCCACGCCCTTCGGTGACGCGGAACAGTCCAGGCGAGACCCGCGCCGAGAAATAG
- a CDS encoding asparagine synthase encodes MGRTSDAIAEGVSIASAAARLAVRNHILVETIARDAPFDVERFAAFAIETLEALAAEQEQAAELAQRLRKRAWGKHTDPDGTHDYRDRDMSNLRRRRRQYLGVAKALREQAADEDAVNDLVEQSRDAAWGDVEANLQRRLQAEAARPDLEDDYGQMRAARMQALVLVDLPRLAAHRRHVAAARGGAAVDSRPGRS; translated from the coding sequence ATGGGAAGAACCTCGGATGCCATCGCCGAGGGTGTCTCGATCGCGTCCGCTGCCGCGCGTCTCGCCGTGCGCAACCACATCCTCGTCGAGACGATCGCGCGTGATGCGCCGTTCGATGTCGAGCGGTTCGCGGCTTTCGCGATCGAGACCCTGGAGGCGCTCGCCGCGGAGCAGGAGCAGGCCGCCGAGCTGGCGCAGCGCCTGCGCAAGCGGGCGTGGGGCAAGCACACCGACCCGGACGGCACGCACGACTACCGCGACCGCGACATGTCCAACCTGCGCCGCCGTCGGCGGCAGTATCTCGGCGTCGCGAAGGCGCTGCGCGAGCAGGCGGCCGACGAGGATGCCGTGAACGATCTCGTCGAGCAGTCGCGGGACGCCGCATGGGGCGACGTCGAAGCGAATCTGCAGCGCCGGCTGCAGGCGGAGGCCGCCCGCCCCGACCTCGAGGACGACTACGGGCAGATGCGCGCCGCGCGCATGCAGGCGCTCGTGCTGGTGGACCTTCCCCGGCTCGCGGCGCATCGCCGTCACGTCGCCGCAGCGCGCGGTGGGGCCGCCGTCGATTCGCGCCCCGGCCGGTCGTAG
- a CDS encoding SDR family NAD(P)-dependent oxidoreductase — protein sequence MARMLRLDVDGATSVITGAASGMGADVARQLAARGARIALLDRNAEGLAAVAATLPGTGHTVHVVDLTDDAAVRAIAAEVAASHPRVQTLITCAGSSMLGDIDQLTMEEMRWLMDVNLWGTVNITQALLPALREQPAAHITHLVSIYGLAAPAGRIPYAMSKYAVRGFTEALRNELSGSTVSVGAIYPAGVKTGIILHGRFAAAIDPAVADRAAQAQARMYHTEPADAARRIVDATIARKPRTMVGREARLVDVLARVLPTRYWAFMRRPLREAIDTTTPVR from the coding sequence ATGGCCAGGATGCTGCGCCTCGACGTCGACGGCGCCACGAGCGTCATCACCGGCGCCGCCAGCGGCATGGGCGCCGACGTCGCCCGTCAGCTCGCGGCGCGCGGCGCGCGCATCGCCCTGCTCGACCGCAACGCGGAAGGGCTCGCGGCGGTGGCCGCGACGCTGCCGGGCACCGGTCACACGGTGCACGTGGTCGACCTCACGGACGATGCCGCCGTGCGGGCGATCGCGGCGGAGGTCGCCGCATCCCACCCGCGCGTGCAGACCCTCATCACGTGCGCCGGCTCCTCCATGCTGGGCGACATCGACCAGCTCACGATGGAGGAGATGCGCTGGCTGATGGACGTGAACCTGTGGGGCACCGTCAACATCACCCAGGCTCTGCTGCCCGCGCTGCGCGAGCAGCCTGCCGCGCACATCACCCACCTGGTGTCGATCTACGGCCTGGCCGCCCCGGCCGGTCGCATCCCGTACGCGATGAGCAAGTACGCGGTGCGCGGGTTCACCGAGGCGCTGCGCAACGAGCTGTCGGGCTCGACGGTGAGCGTGGGCGCGATCTACCCCGCGGGTGTCAAGACCGGCATCATCCTGCACGGACGCTTCGCCGCCGCGATCGATCCGGCCGTCGCCGACCGGGCCGCCCAGGCGCAGGCGCGGATGTACCACACCGAGCCCGCGGACGCCGCGCGGCGGATCGTCGACGCGACCATCGCCCGGAAGCCCCGCACGATGGTCGGCCGCGAAGCGCGGCTGGTGGACGTGCTCGCACGGGTGCTGCCGACCCGCTACTGGGCCTTCATGCGCCGCCCGCTGCGGGAGGCGATCGACACGACGACGCCGGTGCGCTGA
- a CDS encoding YdeI/OmpD-associated family protein, which translates to MRYETTLSQVGNNTGIEVPPEVIEELGGGKRPPVAVSVNGFEYRSTVAVMGGRYLIAFSSDKRAATGLKGGDPISVELTLDTAPREVQVPDDLATALQEAGARAAFDALSPSARKAHVTNVEGAKAADTRARRVEKIVAGLA; encoded by the coding sequence ATGCGCTACGAGACGACACTCTCCCAAGTGGGCAACAACACCGGCATCGAGGTTCCGCCCGAGGTCATCGAGGAACTGGGCGGGGGCAAGCGGCCGCCGGTCGCGGTCTCGGTCAACGGCTTCGAGTACCGCAGCACGGTCGCCGTTATGGGAGGCAGGTACCTCATCGCGTTCAGCTCGGACAAGCGTGCGGCGACCGGACTGAAGGGCGGCGACCCGATCTCGGTCGAGCTCACCCTCGACACGGCTCCGCGCGAGGTCCAGGTGCCGGACGACCTCGCCACGGCGCTGCAGGAAGCCGGCGCGCGTGCCGCATTCGACGCCCTCTCGCCGAGCGCGCGCAAGGCGCACGTGACGAACGTCGAGGGTGCGAAGGCCGCGGACACCCGCGCGCGACGGGTCGAGAAGATCGTCGCGGGACTCGCCTGA
- a CDS encoding DUF4383 domain-containing protein, whose amino-acid sequence MRSSPNRLVGTIFGAVYLLVGLLGFAVTGGVGFIATEGGLLLGIFEVNPLHNVAHLLIGAALLIAGLASVRAAKATNVTVGTAYLVLGVVGFFLVGTSLNILALNTFDHFLHLASALVLLGVGLAADRSEQTSGLTA is encoded by the coding sequence ATGCGCTCCTCACCGAACCGCCTCGTCGGCACCATCTTCGGCGCCGTCTATCTTCTCGTCGGTCTGCTCGGCTTCGCCGTGACCGGCGGTGTCGGCTTCATCGCCACCGAAGGCGGGCTGCTGCTCGGCATCTTCGAGGTCAACCCGCTCCACAACGTCGCCCACCTGCTCATCGGCGCAGCCCTGCTGATCGCCGGACTGGCATCGGTGCGGGCGGCCAAGGCCACCAACGTCACCGTGGGCACCGCCTACCTGGTGCTGGGCGTCGTCGGCTTCTTCCTCGTCGGAACGAGCCTCAACATTCTCGCGCTGAACACGTTCGACCACTTCCTGCACCTCGCGAGCGCCCTCGTGCTGCTCGGTGTGGGACTCGCGGCCGATCGCAGCGAACAGACGTCAGGCCTCACGGCCTGA